From Nitratidesulfovibrio vulgaris str. Hildenborough, a single genomic window includes:
- a CDS encoding B12-binding domain-containing radical SAM protein codes for MRFMFLHPRLSLEGDPLGLMQLSASLKQRGHIVGLTLLTEDYIEAIRSFQPDMLGVSLMSSDAVMMHQVLNKVRMVFPDLFIIVGGPHPTFDPSCLMVLPVNAICVGEGDEALVEALEQYGREGHVEGIRNVGTVTTPVTLRPLVSDLDDLPFIDRDIVYAKNHIVRDFPLKTFAASRGCHFKCTYCFNHAYNAMYAGLGHVVRRRSVDHLIAEMRDVIARYPTSYIKISDDSFTYRVDSWLEEFAEKYPRLIGLPFYCLLRADVVTRDMVRLLREAGCRSVCMSIEAGAETVRRDVLNRRVSNEKIIESFDLFNEAGIAIYTNSMLAMPRATLADDIATLDLNIRCRPTLGHFTIMAPFPGTRIHDMCEKDGILPERCGGDGDIPTSTGELSKLTTYTDEEKNIQKNIVLLGPLVIRFPVLRGVFLRCLAKLPSNNILFKCIYTVTKNLLFKRIVPVRMSPLLMLRIAIAQVKAARTQVG; via the coding sequence ATGCGCTTCATGTTCCTGCATCCGCGATTAAGCCTTGAGGGTGATCCTCTCGGGCTTATGCAGCTTTCCGCAAGCTTGAAGCAGAGAGGGCATATCGTTGGCCTGACACTTCTGACTGAAGACTATATTGAAGCCATCAGGTCTTTTCAGCCCGATATGCTTGGCGTAAGCCTCATGAGTTCGGATGCAGTGATGATGCATCAAGTCCTGAATAAGGTTCGAATGGTCTTCCCTGACCTTTTCATCATCGTAGGTGGACCGCATCCAACATTCGATCCTTCGTGTCTTATGGTGCTCCCTGTAAACGCTATATGCGTTGGCGAAGGCGATGAGGCACTTGTAGAAGCTCTTGAACAGTATGGAAGGGAGGGGCATGTCGAGGGGATACGCAATGTCGGAACGGTCACAACGCCTGTCACCCTGAGGCCGCTTGTCTCAGACCTTGACGACCTGCCTTTTATAGATCGCGATATAGTCTACGCTAAGAACCATATCGTAAGAGATTTTCCACTGAAGACCTTCGCCGCGTCACGAGGTTGCCATTTCAAGTGCACCTATTGTTTCAACCATGCCTACAATGCCATGTATGCAGGTCTTGGGCATGTCGTAAGAAGACGCTCAGTTGACCACCTCATTGCCGAGATGCGTGACGTCATCGCACGTTATCCGACATCATACATCAAGATTTCTGATGATTCGTTTACGTATCGCGTTGATTCGTGGCTTGAAGAATTTGCTGAAAAGTATCCGAGGTTGATCGGGCTGCCGTTCTATTGCCTGCTGCGGGCTGACGTGGTCACGCGTGACATGGTCCGCCTGTTGCGCGAAGCTGGCTGTCGTTCGGTGTGCATGTCCATAGAGGCAGGGGCCGAGACAGTGCGCCGTGATGTACTCAACCGTAGGGTTTCAAACGAGAAGATCATCGAATCGTTCGACCTGTTCAACGAGGCTGGCATCGCCATCTACACCAATAGCATGCTCGCCATGCCCCGTGCCACGCTCGCTGACGACATCGCCACACTGGACTTGAATATCAGGTGCCGGCCTACATTGGGTCACTTCACAATCATGGCACCCTTCCCCGGAACACGGATTCACGACATGTGTGAAAAGGACGGCATCCTGCCCGAAAGATGTGGCGGCGATGGCGACATACCCACGTCGACCGGCGAACTTTCGAAGCTGACGACCTACACGGATGAAGAGAAGAACATCCAGAAGAACATCGTTCTGCTGGGGCCTCTGGTCATCCGCTTTCCGGTCTTGCGTGGAGTGTTCCTGCGTTGTCTGGCGAAGCTGCCCAGTAATAACATTCTTTTTAAATGCATCTATACCGTGACCAAGAATCTGCTGTTCAAGCGAATTGTGCCTGTTCGCATGTCTCCTTTGCTCATGTTGCGTATCGCCATTGCACAGGTCAAGGCCGCGCGAACTCAGGTAGGATGA
- a CDS encoding class I SAM-dependent methyltransferase, whose product MKDATNDRMHGSADAAGRPTEGPAERPTERPTERVEENAGGVQHGHCPLCAVRLAPAFAHVPDYEYGAEGDFGFGHCAECGLLVLTPQPGIEQLKAAYPPHYHGFHTGAKGLVGLLYRLVYGLRVRAYGRLLPRGGRLLDVGCADAAYFDALVKARPDVVPEGVEFIDDIAQRARDRGFRVVTGTLADMKDAEPYDVIIMNNLIEHVTDPVAELEQAVRLLRPGGHIVVETPNTDSWDYAVAGRWWGGLHVPRHTYLFGPVSLDRLAALCGLRLASRSFQPNTDHWALSVQNRLQATPSTRRPLTRGRAWYYKWLLLAFLPLNIVQAWLRKSGSFVSVYRRTS is encoded by the coding sequence ATGAAAGACGCGACGAACGACCGCATGCACGGGAGTGCAGATGCCGCCGGAAGGCCTACGGAAGGGCCTGCGGAAAGGCCCACGGAAAGGCCCACGGAAAGGGTTGAAGAGAACGCAGGCGGCGTGCAGCACGGGCATTGTCCGCTGTGCGCGGTGCGGCTTGCACCGGCATTCGCGCATGTGCCCGACTACGAATACGGCGCGGAGGGCGATTTCGGCTTCGGACATTGCGCCGAGTGCGGCCTTTTGGTGCTGACGCCGCAACCCGGTATCGAACAGCTCAAAGCCGCCTATCCGCCGCACTATCACGGCTTCCATACCGGGGCGAAGGGGCTGGTGGGTCTTCTCTACAGGCTGGTGTACGGTCTGCGGGTACGGGCCTACGGGCGTCTGTTGCCGCGAGGGGGAAGACTCCTCGACGTGGGGTGTGCGGATGCCGCCTATTTCGACGCACTGGTGAAGGCGCGGCCCGATGTGGTGCCGGAAGGGGTGGAGTTCATCGACGACATCGCGCAACGTGCCCGCGACCGGGGCTTCCGCGTCGTGACCGGAACGCTTGCCGACATGAAGGACGCCGAACCCTACGACGTCATCATCATGAACAACCTCATCGAGCATGTCACCGACCCCGTAGCCGAACTGGAACAGGCCGTGCGGCTGCTGCGTCCCGGCGGGCACATCGTGGTGGAGACCCCCAACACCGACTCGTGGGACTATGCCGTCGCCGGGCGCTGGTGGGGCGGGCTGCATGTGCCGCGGCATACCTACCTCTTCGGGCCGGTGTCGCTGGACAGGCTTGCTGCGCTGTGCGGGCTGCGCCTCGCCTCGCGTAGCTTCCAGCCCAACACCGACCACTGGGCACTCTCGGTACAGAACCGCCTTCAGGCAACACCGTCGACGCGGCGACCGCTCACCCGCGGTCGGGCATGGTACTACAAGTGGCTGCTGCTGGCGTTTCTGCCCCTCAACATCGTGCAGGCATGGCTTCGCAAGTCGGGGTCGTTCGTGTCGGTCTACCGGCGGACGAGTTAG